A genome region from Hymenobacter chitinivorans DSM 11115 includes the following:
- a CDS encoding DUF4175 family protein: MPVTTTNAPALEQVLAQLDAFKRKFYLNLLVRGALVAGGLLLTLFLVFNTLEYFLYLPTWVRGGLLFGFLALTVYAFVHWIWQPLAALTNLRRLLSDEQAAQRVGELFPQVQDKLLNALQLQGQARENELIAASLEQRAGQLTGLEFSQGINIKAQTRPLWKYVAIPAGIMLLLLLVYPALFVQGTERIFHYNRAYSPPAPFRFIVENKDLKAFKGENYALAVTVEGEALPNEISIVYGGRERRLSKQSGNKYTYEFKQLQRDVEFQLSAAGFTSDDYDLLVRERPNLRDFAVHVTYPTYIGKPAETIRNTGNLTVPEGSTVRWEFATAATDELQLLFTNPQETVTATESGEGFETSRRILRSQEYAVRLRNAASLNRDPIQYQITAIPDLVPEITVESFADTTSLRYLALGGSVRDDYGLSRLQLHYRVTSKARPNGEYKARALALQSGPSQSYAYQWDLAPLNLKPGDRVEYFLQVWDNDGVHGPKAARTRAAEFKLPSTKELREQMNAQSQSVQNQLSQAAEKSKKLEREMAKTEDKLKTKRNLNFQDKKQLQDMLEQKQQMDQQLADMKKMFEELTQKQDQLDPKSEELREKAEELKKLMDSLLDPETKKLYDQLKKLLEEQKTPDAQLQKMLQQLENKENTLQKELERALEMFKQLQFEQKMEQATEKLEQLAQEQEKLAEQTEKNDKDNQQKGDSKQDQQQKQEQLKQEQAEKQQEFQDVKKELDELKKMDEQLDNQNGADDMKQDQQDVDQQQQDSQEQLSKNQNKKASQSQKQAAQKMQQMAQKMKQQQEQDEDEQQQQNIDDLRDILDNLITLSFDQENLMKQFRSVDQTDPRFVQLGQNQRKLKDDAAIIQDSLYALAKKVFQIKSFVTREVGEMNGQMDESLNQIRQRNVGRATSSQQLAMTSMNNLALMLNDALQQMQQEQREGQQSQQSGGKPGGKKKKKGGSPGEGQLGKMQQQLNQQIQQLQQSGKTGRALSEDLAKLAAQQQMLREALKELDKLQQGSKEGKGQNGMGGTGDLKKLMEQTETDLVNKRLTEQTILRQRQIMTRLLEVEKSARERDQDDKREAQTAQNRPPVFPPAFEKYKQQKNRQTELLRTVPPALTPYYQREVSEYFQKMK, encoded by the coding sequence GTGCCTGTAACGACTACGAATGCGCCGGCCCTGGAGCAGGTCCTGGCGCAACTGGATGCCTTTAAGCGGAAGTTTTACCTCAACCTGCTGGTGCGCGGTGCGCTGGTGGCGGGCGGGCTGCTGCTCACGCTTTTCCTGGTGTTCAACACCCTGGAATATTTCCTCTACCTGCCCACCTGGGTGCGGGGCGGCCTGCTCTTTGGCTTCCTGGCCCTGACGGTCTACGCCTTCGTGCACTGGATCTGGCAGCCCCTGGCCGCCCTGACCAACCTGCGCCGCCTGCTCAGCGACGAGCAAGCCGCCCAGCGGGTCGGCGAATTATTCCCCCAGGTCCAGGACAAGCTGCTCAACGCCCTGCAGCTGCAGGGCCAGGCCCGGGAAAATGAGCTCATTGCCGCCAGCCTCGAGCAGCGGGCGGGTCAATTGACCGGCCTGGAGTTTTCGCAGGGCATCAACATCAAGGCCCAGACCCGGCCGCTGTGGAAGTACGTGGCCATTCCGGCCGGCATCATGCTGCTGCTCTTGCTGGTGTACCCGGCCTTGTTCGTGCAGGGCACCGAGCGGATTTTCCACTACAACCGCGCCTACTCCCCGCCCGCCCCGTTCAGGTTTATCGTCGAAAACAAGGACCTGAAGGCCTTTAAGGGCGAAAACTACGCGCTGGCCGTGACGGTGGAAGGCGAGGCCCTGCCCAACGAAATCAGCATCGTGTACGGGGGCCGGGAGCGGCGCCTGAGCAAGCAGAGCGGCAACAAGTACACCTACGAGTTCAAGCAGCTGCAGCGCGACGTGGAGTTCCAGCTTTCGGCCGCCGGCTTCACCTCCGACGACTACGACCTGCTGGTGCGGGAGCGGCCCAACCTGCGCGACTTCGCCGTGCACGTCACCTACCCAACGTATATCGGCAAGCCCGCCGAAACCATCCGTAACACCGGCAACCTCACCGTGCCCGAGGGCAGCACCGTGCGCTGGGAATTCGCCACGGCCGCCACCGACGAACTACAGCTGCTCTTCACCAACCCCCAGGAAACCGTCACGGCCACCGAGTCGGGCGAGGGGTTTGAAACCTCGCGCCGCATCCTGCGCAGTCAGGAATACGCCGTGCGCCTGCGGAATGCCGCGAGCTTGAACCGGGACCCAATTCAGTACCAGATTACCGCCATTCCGGACCTCGTACCGGAAATTACGGTGGAGAGCTTCGCCGACACGACCTCCCTGCGCTACCTGGCCCTGGGCGGCTCGGTGCGCGACGACTACGGCCTGAGCCGTTTGCAGCTCCACTACCGCGTGACTTCGAAGGCCCGCCCCAATGGCGAGTACAAGGCCCGCGCCCTGGCCCTGCAAAGCGGCCCCAGCCAGAGCTACGCCTACCAGTGGGACCTGGCCCCCCTGAACCTGAAGCCCGGCGACCGGGTCGAATACTTCCTGCAGGTGTGGGACAACGACGGCGTGCACGGCCCCAAAGCGGCCCGCACCCGGGCGGCCGAGTTCAAGCTGCCTTCCACTAAAGAGCTGCGGGAGCAGATGAACGCCCAGTCGCAGTCGGTGCAGAACCAGCTGAGCCAGGCGGCCGAGAAGTCCAAGAAGCTGGAGCGGGAAATGGCCAAGACCGAGGACAAGCTCAAGACCAAGCGCAACCTCAACTTCCAGGACAAAAAGCAGCTCCAGGACATGCTCGAGCAGAAGCAGCAGATGGACCAGCAGCTGGCCGACATGAAGAAGATGTTCGAGGAGCTGACCCAGAAGCAGGACCAGCTCGACCCCAAGAGCGAGGAGCTGCGCGAGAAGGCCGAGGAGCTCAAGAAGCTCATGGACTCCCTGCTCGACCCCGAAACCAAGAAGCTCTACGACCAGCTCAAAAAGCTGCTGGAAGAGCAGAAGACGCCCGACGCCCAGCTCCAGAAGATGCTGCAGCAGCTCGAAAACAAGGAGAATACCCTGCAGAAAGAGCTGGAGCGGGCCCTGGAAATGTTCAAGCAGCTGCAGTTTGAGCAGAAGATGGAGCAGGCCACCGAAAAGCTGGAGCAGCTGGCCCAGGAGCAGGAAAAGCTGGCCGAGCAAACCGAGAAGAACGACAAGGACAACCAGCAGAAAGGCGACTCCAAGCAGGACCAGCAGCAGAAACAGGAGCAGCTCAAGCAGGAGCAGGCCGAAAAGCAGCAGGAGTTTCAGGACGTGAAAAAGGAACTGGACGAGCTCAAGAAGATGGACGAGCAGCTCGACAACCAGAATGGCGCCGACGACATGAAGCAGGACCAGCAGGACGTGGACCAGCAGCAGCAGGACAGCCAGGAGCAGCTCAGCAAGAATCAGAACAAGAAAGCCAGCCAGAGCCAGAAGCAAGCCGCCCAGAAGATGCAGCAGATGGCCCAGAAGATGAAGCAGCAGCAGGAGCAGGACGAAGACGAGCAGCAGCAGCAGAACATCGACGACCTGCGCGACATCCTCGACAACCTGATTACGCTCAGCTTCGACCAGGAAAACCTGATGAAGCAGTTCCGCTCCGTCGACCAGACCGACCCGCGCTTCGTGCAGCTGGGCCAGAACCAGCGCAAGCTCAAGGACGACGCGGCCATCATCCAGGACTCCTTATATGCCCTGGCCAAGAAAGTATTCCAGATCAAGTCGTTCGTAACCCGGGAAGTAGGGGAGATGAACGGGCAGATGGACGAGTCCCTGAACCAGATCCGGCAGCGCAATGTGGGCCGGGCTACCAGCAGCCAGCAGCTGGCCATGACCAGCATGAACAACCTGGCCCTGATGCTCAACGACGCCCTGCAGCAGATGCAGCAGGAGCAGCGCGAGGGGCAGCAGAGTCAGCAGAGCGGGGGCAAGCCCGGGGGCAAAAAGAAAAAGAAAGGCGGCTCCCCCGGCGAAGGCCAGCTGGGCAAGATGCAGCAGCAGCTCAATCAGCAGATTCAGCAGCTGCAGCAGAGCGGCAAAACCGGTCGGGCTTTGTCGGAAGATTTAGCTAAACTCGCAGCTCAACAGCAAATGCTCCGCGAAGCCCTCAAAGAACTCGATAAGCTCCAGCAAGGCAGCAAGGAAGGCAAAGGCCAGAACGGCATGGGTGGCACCGGCGACCTGAAGAAATTAATGGAACAAACCGAAACCGACCTCGTAAACAAGCGGCTAACGGAGCAAACCATTTTGCGTCAGCGCCAAATCATGACCCGCTTGCTGGAAGTCGAGAAATCGGCCCGGGAGCGGGACCAGGACGACAAGCGTGAAGCGCAGACCGCTCAGAACCGTCCGCCGGTGTTTCCGCCCGCTTTTGAGAAATATAAGCAGCAGAAAAATCGGCAAACGGAGCTCTTGCGGACCGTTCCACCGGCCCTCACGCCGTACTATCAGCGGGAGGTGAGTGAATATTTTCAGAAAATGAAATAG
- a CDS encoding ATP-binding protein: MKQVKIQIPSLVENIRVVESFIDNSKDTFHIEDDIYGNIMVAVTEAVNNAIRHGNKFDKDRNVYLSLYVDKDRVKFEVEDEGEGFDYTDLLDPTAPENLENPGGRGIFLIRHLADEVEFTKDGRNVQLTFMLTPAETDESSATDTVSSENAA; encoded by the coding sequence ATGAAACAGGTTAAAATTCAGATTCCTTCGCTCGTCGAAAATATCCGCGTCGTAGAAAGCTTTATCGACAACTCAAAGGATACGTTTCACATCGAGGACGATATCTATGGCAATATCATGGTCGCCGTCACGGAGGCCGTGAACAACGCCATTCGTCACGGCAACAAGTTCGATAAGGACCGCAACGTGTACCTGTCGCTCTACGTCGATAAGGACCGCGTGAAGTTTGAGGTGGAAGACGAAGGTGAAGGCTTCGACTACACCGACCTGCTGGACCCCACCGCGCCCGAAAACCTGGAAAACCCCGGGGGCCGCGGCATCTTCCTCATTCGCCACCTGGCCGATGAGGTTGAGTTCACCAAGGACGGCCGCAACGTGCAGCTGACCTTTATGCTCACGCCGGCCGAAACCGACGAATCCTCCGCCACCGACACCGTTTCCAGCGAAAACGCGGCATGA
- the ybeY gene encoding rRNA maturation RNase YbeY: MNQHPPGTENEMNAGLPEESHESHGIEFLVEDVDFELSEAEALTSWIEKIAQVHEHKIVQLTYIFCSDEYLHRVNVEYLDHDTYTDVITFDNADDADIIEGDIFISVDRVRENAQQLGVSFHDELHRVMIHGVLHLLGYADKDLLSQTAMRKKEDYCLSLRPF, translated from the coding sequence ATGAACCAACACCCTCCCGGAACGGAAAATGAAATGAATGCGGGCCTGCCCGAGGAGTCGCACGAGTCACACGGCATCGAGTTCCTGGTCGAGGACGTCGACTTTGAGCTCTCCGAAGCCGAGGCCCTGACTTCCTGGATTGAGAAAATTGCCCAGGTGCACGAACACAAAATCGTGCAGCTGACCTATATTTTCTGTTCCGACGAGTATCTGCACCGCGTCAACGTCGAGTACCTCGACCACGACACCTACACCGACGTCATCACCTTCGATAACGCCGACGATGCCGATATCATCGAGGGTGACATTTTCATCAGCGTCGACCGGGTGCGGGAAAATGCCCAACAGCTGGGCGTCAGCTTCCACGACGAGCTGCACCGCGTGATGATTCACGGCGTGCTCCACCTGCTGGGCTACGCCGACAAGGATTTGCTGAGCCAGACGGCCATGCGCAAGAAAGAAGACTACTGCCTTTCGCTGCGGCCTTTTTAA
- a CDS encoding GNAT family N-acetyltransferase, whose protein sequence is MSASSSHHLIIPGEALDFYLSQGYYRMHQDLFTCRFLPIEGGFYTVHWLRIVLGEVQYGPEQRRLLRLNERFSVTLRRFQLTDELENLYAAYRASINFDAPPTVESFLLAGASHNVFSTGVVEVRDGARLIAAGIFDSGARSLAGIMNFYHPDYRKHSLGKYLMLLKIEHAQRQQHRYYYPGYLAHDYPKFNYKLFPCPAATEVFDACHHYWEPFSWETVARQSAELLADWQDDDLADLG, encoded by the coding sequence ATGTCTGCTTCCTCCTCCCACCACCTGATTATTCCCGGCGAGGCGCTGGACTTTTACCTGAGCCAGGGATATTACCGGATGCACCAGGACCTGTTTACCTGCCGCTTTCTGCCCATTGAGGGCGGCTTTTACACGGTACACTGGCTACGAATTGTGCTGGGCGAGGTGCAGTATGGTCCTGAGCAGCGCCGGCTGTTGCGGCTCAACGAGCGGTTTTCGGTAACGCTGCGCCGCTTTCAGCTGACCGATGAGCTGGAGAACTTATACGCCGCCTACCGGGCCTCGATAAACTTTGACGCCCCGCCCACGGTGGAGTCGTTTCTGCTGGCTGGGGCCAGCCACAACGTGTTTTCGACCGGCGTGGTAGAAGTGCGCGACGGAGCCCGGCTCATTGCCGCTGGCATCTTCGACAGCGGGGCCCGCAGCCTGGCCGGCATCATGAACTTCTACCACCCCGACTACCGCAAGCACAGCCTGGGCAAATACCTGATGCTGCTCAAAATCGAGCACGCCCAGCGTCAGCAGCACCGCTACTATTACCCCGGCTACCTGGCCCACGACTACCCCAAATTCAACTACAAGCTTTTCCCCTGTCCGGCGGCCACCGAAGTCTTCGACGCCTGCCACCACTACTGGGAGCCTTTTTCCTGGGAAACCGTAGCCCGCCAATCCGCTGAGCTGCTGGCCGATTGGCAGGACGACGACCTGGCCGACCTCGGTTAG
- the mnmG gene encoding tRNA uridine-5-carboxymethylaminomethyl(34) synthesis enzyme MnmG, translated as MFQQEEYDVIVVGAGHAGCEAAAAAANLGSKVLLVTMNMNTIAQMSCNPAMGGVAKGQIVREVDALGGQSGIITDKTMIQFRMLNRSKGPAMWSPRAQSDRMRFAEEWRNTLEQTPNVDFWQESVTGIVVENDTVVGVKTQLGIEFRGKSVVLTNGTFLNGLIHIGEKNFGGGRAAEKKSTGITEQLQELGFETGRMKTGTPPRVDGRSLDYSKMEEQAGDEVPSKFSYLDTPALVKQRPCYITYTNQEVHDILREGFEKSPMFQGRIKGLGPRYCPSVEDKINRFADKDRHQIFVEPEGSSTVEMYINGFSSSLPEDVQYRALRKIAGFENAKMFRPGYAIEYDFFPPTQLNLTLETKRIKNLYFAGQINGTTGYEEAACQGLMAGINAHNRVHGQEPFILKRSEAYIGVLIDDLVNKGTDEPYRMFTSRAEYRILLRQDNADLRLTPLGHALGLASDERMERVQRKQQETAEAVKLLKNFAIEPAEINGLLEELGSATLHERTRAVNLLRRPNLELEHLTRTLPALTLALGQYQPDSLEQAIIAIKYESYIEKENQQAARVAELENFVIQGRLDYQQMPALSHEAREKLLKVQPETLGQAARISGVSPADVSVLMVYLGR; from the coding sequence ATGTTTCAGCAAGAAGAGTACGATGTTATTGTAGTAGGGGCCGGCCACGCTGGTTGTGAAGCAGCGGCTGCCGCGGCCAACCTGGGCTCTAAAGTCCTACTGGTCACGATGAACATGAACACCATTGCCCAGATGTCGTGCAATCCGGCCATGGGCGGGGTGGCCAAGGGCCAGATCGTGCGCGAAGTAGACGCGCTGGGCGGGCAGTCGGGCATTATCACCGACAAAACCATGATTCAGTTCCGGATGCTGAACCGCTCCAAAGGCCCCGCCATGTGGAGCCCCCGAGCGCAGAGTGACCGAATGCGCTTTGCCGAGGAGTGGCGCAACACGCTGGAGCAAACCCCGAACGTGGACTTCTGGCAGGAATCGGTGACGGGTATCGTGGTGGAAAACGACACGGTGGTGGGCGTCAAAACCCAGCTCGGCATCGAGTTCCGGGGCAAGTCGGTGGTACTCACCAACGGCACTTTCCTGAACGGCCTGATTCATATCGGCGAGAAAAACTTCGGCGGGGGTCGCGCCGCCGAAAAGAAAAGCACCGGCATCACTGAGCAGCTCCAGGAGCTGGGCTTCGAGACGGGCCGCATGAAAACCGGCACCCCGCCCCGGGTGGACGGCCGCAGCCTGGACTATTCCAAAATGGAAGAGCAGGCCGGCGACGAGGTGCCCAGCAAATTCAGCTACCTCGACACACCCGCCCTGGTCAAGCAGCGCCCCTGCTATATCACCTACACCAACCAGGAGGTGCACGACATCCTGCGCGAGGGGTTCGAGAAGTCGCCGATGTTCCAAGGCCGCATCAAGGGCCTGGGGCCGCGCTACTGCCCGAGCGTGGAGGATAAAATCAACCGCTTCGCCGACAAGGACCGTCACCAGATTTTTGTGGAGCCCGAGGGCAGTAGCACCGTCGAAATGTACATCAACGGCTTCAGCTCCTCGCTGCCCGAAGACGTGCAGTACCGCGCCCTGCGCAAGATTGCGGGCTTCGAGAATGCTAAAATGTTCCGGCCCGGCTACGCCATTGAGTACGACTTTTTCCCGCCGACCCAGCTCAACCTGACCCTGGAAACCAAGCGGATCAAAAACCTCTACTTCGCCGGCCAGATCAACGGCACGACGGGCTACGAGGAAGCCGCCTGCCAGGGTCTGATGGCCGGTATCAACGCCCACAACCGCGTGCACGGCCAGGAACCCTTTATCCTGAAACGGAGCGAGGCCTACATCGGCGTGCTCATTGATGACCTCGTCAACAAAGGCACCGACGAGCCTTACCGCATGTTTACGAGCCGGGCCGAGTACCGCATTCTGCTGCGCCAGGACAACGCCGACCTGCGCCTGACGCCACTGGGCCACGCCCTGGGTTTGGCCTCCGACGAGCGGATGGAGCGGGTGCAGCGCAAGCAGCAGGAAACGGCCGAAGCGGTGAAGCTGCTGAAGAACTTTGCCATCGAGCCGGCCGAAATCAACGGCTTGCTGGAGGAGCTGGGCTCGGCCACGCTGCACGAGCGGACCCGGGCCGTGAACCTGCTGCGCCGCCCCAACCTGGAGCTCGAGCACCTGACCCGCACCTTGCCGGCCCTGACGCTGGCCCTGGGCCAGTACCAGCCCGACAGCCTGGAGCAGGCCATTATTGCCATCAAGTACGAGTCCTACATTGAGAAGGAAAACCAGCAGGCCGCCCGGGTAGCCGAGCTGGAAAACTTCGTCATTCAAGGCCGCCTCGACTACCAGCAAATGCCGGCCCTCTCGCACGAGGCCCGGGAAAAGCTCCTCAAGGTGCAGCCCGAAACCCTGGGCCAGGCCGCCCGCATCAGCGGCGTGTCGCCGGCCGACGTTTCGGTGCTGATGGTGTACCTTGGCCGATAA
- a CDS encoding class I SAM-dependent methyltransferase, which translates to MSYERLENCPVCGKSEFRNKLVVEDKSVSKESFAIVQCQNCTFQFTNPRPGIEAIGRYYESDDYVSHNSTATGVINQAYKVARFFTMRRKVALVNKLAPRKGKLLDYGCGTGHFLAAARSGGWQVAGVEPNARAQQEASERVGQPIGNENLVSFESASFDAITLWHVLEHVHNLNETLQQLVRLLKPDGVLIIAVPNVDSLDAQHYRQDWAAYDVPRHLYHFSPKTMKLLLKKHKLTVPETLPMPLDAYYVSMLSEKHRAERGGGLMNVLKAGYKSNKYAEEHEGLYSSVIYVAHKR; encoded by the coding sequence GTGTCGTACGAACGTCTGGAAAATTGCCCGGTTTGTGGCAAAAGCGAGTTTCGCAACAAGCTGGTAGTAGAAGATAAGTCGGTGAGCAAGGAAAGCTTTGCCATCGTGCAGTGCCAGAACTGCACCTTTCAGTTTACCAACCCGCGGCCCGGCATCGAGGCCATCGGGCGCTACTACGAGTCCGACGACTACGTTTCGCACAACAGCACGGCTACCGGCGTCATCAACCAGGCCTACAAGGTTGCCCGCTTTTTCACGATGCGCCGCAAGGTGGCGTTGGTCAATAAGCTGGCCCCGCGCAAAGGCAAGCTGCTGGATTACGGTTGCGGCACGGGCCACTTCCTGGCCGCGGCCCGCTCCGGCGGCTGGCAGGTGGCCGGCGTAGAGCCCAACGCCCGCGCCCAGCAGGAAGCCTCCGAGCGGGTGGGCCAGCCCATCGGCAACGAAAACCTGGTTTCGTTTGAGTCAGCCTCCTTTGATGCCATTACCCTGTGGCACGTGCTGGAGCACGTCCACAACCTGAACGAGACTTTGCAGCAGCTCGTGCGCCTGCTCAAGCCCGACGGGGTGCTCATCATTGCCGTGCCCAACGTGGACAGCCTCGACGCCCAGCACTACCGCCAGGACTGGGCCGCCTACGACGTGCCCCGCCACCTCTACCATTTCAGCCCCAAAACCATGAAGCTGCTGCTCAAAAAGCATAAGCTCACGGTGCCCGAAACTCTGCCTATGCCCCTGGATGCTTACTACGTGAGCATGCTCAGCGAGAAGCACCGGGCCGAGCGGGGCGGCGGGCTGATGAACGTGCTCAAGGCTGGCTACAAATCCAATAAGTACGCCGAAGAACACGAAGGCCTGTATTCAAGCGTTATCTACGTAGCCCACAAACGCTAA
- a CDS encoding Ig-like domain-containing domain, producing MSVRANLLVLLSASALVSGCAAVSSPQGGPKDVTPPKLTGSFPANGAVNVREQTVRLEFSESIQLRDLSKNLIVAPVLREDDKYKVKEERSAISLVFDQPLQANTTYTFNFGAAITDITENLPAQNVLVTFSTGARLDSGSVRGSVTQLLSGAAAAEVPVMLYPETDTMTIRRGKPYYMVRTDKAGAFVLNNLKTGRYRVYALADKNNSGRYDEGEQIAYLPEPVTVRPGLDSLRLVLVRPDARRPIIASQQGAPTQFKIFFNEGLTQARLLPLGTAATAPAPAPLNEALLLAEKGRSVTLFRTAALTEGRYLLATADSVGNTGQDTINVKFPGTITAAARRAPQYAVVGAPRDVYRQGQVKFQFLEPLRPFTKQPIGILLEDSTTRRPIRVPQEATLSPDRTLLTVNLNTKAKKSISIVLDSTAVTTITDQRLALKPVRLLVTDQSPVGSVAGTIQTKYARFQLQLLDGTNQVAAVLDNPKNTFRFDNLAPGTYRLRVLIDADNNGTWRGGDPKFIVPAEPVYLAPQPIQVRANWDVEDLKLAF from the coding sequence ATGTCCGTTCGCGCTAACCTGCTTGTTCTGCTTTCCGCCAGTGCCCTCGTGAGCGGCTGCGCGGCCGTAAGCTCGCCGCAGGGCGGCCCTAAAGACGTGACTCCGCCCAAGCTCACGGGCTCTTTCCCGGCCAACGGGGCGGTGAACGTGCGGGAGCAAACCGTCCGACTGGAGTTTTCGGAGTCAATTCAGCTCCGCGACCTGTCCAAAAACCTGATTGTGGCCCCGGTGCTGCGCGAAGACGATAAGTACAAGGTTAAGGAAGAGCGCAGCGCCATTTCCCTGGTATTCGACCAGCCCCTGCAGGCCAATACTACTTACACGTTCAACTTCGGGGCGGCCATTACCGACATCACCGAAAACCTGCCGGCCCAGAACGTGCTGGTCACCTTCAGCACCGGCGCCCGCCTCGACTCGGGCTCGGTGCGCGGCTCGGTAACCCAGCTGCTGAGCGGGGCCGCCGCGGCCGAAGTACCCGTGATGCTGTATCCCGAAACCGATACGATGACTATCCGGCGCGGCAAGCCCTATTATATGGTGCGCACCGACAAAGCCGGCGCGTTTGTGCTGAACAACCTCAAAACCGGTCGCTACCGCGTCTACGCCCTGGCCGACAAAAACAACTCGGGCCGCTACGACGAAGGGGAGCAGATTGCCTACTTGCCCGAGCCCGTTACGGTGCGCCCCGGCCTCGACTCGCTCCGCTTGGTGCTGGTGCGCCCCGACGCCCGCCGCCCCATTATTGCCAGCCAGCAGGGCGCGCCCACTCAATTCAAAATCTTCTTCAACGAAGGCCTCACCCAAGCCCGCCTGCTGCCCCTGGGCACCGCGGCCACGGCTCCCGCCCCGGCCCCGCTGAACGAGGCCCTGTTGCTCGCGGAAAAGGGCCGCAGCGTAACGCTGTTTCGGACCGCAGCCCTCACCGAGGGCCGCTACCTGCTGGCCACCGCCGACAGCGTGGGCAACACCGGGCAGGATACCATCAACGTTAAGTTTCCGGGCACCATCACGGCGGCGGCCCGACGGGCTCCACAGTATGCCGTGGTAGGCGCCCCCCGCGACGTGTACCGGCAGGGTCAGGTTAAGTTTCAGTTTCTGGAGCCCCTGCGCCCGTTTACGAAGCAGCCCATCGGCATCCTGCTCGAAGACTCCACCACCCGCAGGCCCATCCGGGTACCGCAGGAGGCAACGCTCAGCCCTGACCGGACGCTGCTGACCGTAAACCTGAACACCAAGGCCAAGAAGAGCATTAGTATCGTCCTGGATTCGACGGCCGTCACCACCATTACCGACCAGCGCCTGGCCCTAAAACCGGTGCGTCTGTTGGTTACGGATCAGTCGCCGGTGGGCAGCGTGGCGGGCACCATCCAAACCAAGTACGCGCGGTTTCAACTGCAGCTGCTGGATGGCACCAACCAGGTTGCCGCCGTGCTGGATAACCCCAAAAACACTTTCCGCTTCGATAATCTGGCCCCTGGCACCTACCGCCTGCGCGTGCTCATCGACGCCGACAACAACGGCACCTGGCGCGGCGGCGACCCGAAGTTCATCGTGCCGGCCGAGCCAGTGTACCTGGCCCCCCAGCCCATTCAGGTGCGGGCCAACTGGGATGTGGAAGACCTTAAGCTGGCTTTCTAG
- a CDS encoding DUF4385 domain-containing protein, translating to MPFDYTLDFKTTDFRRHPELYRVGKGEQGVLLVEPYKSEILPHWRFKSPEVAWESSEQIYQLFLDYLKADDFVGADMARKFIQMGFTRARRYANHRGGKKYDGPVPADKKGQSGAHGRAELPRSPEDPEKAAAAAIFKAKWDEAKLHPDYVRQKAAFEARYGK from the coding sequence ATGCCTTTCGACTATACGCTCGACTTCAAGACCACCGACTTTCGGCGCCACCCCGAGCTGTACCGCGTGGGCAAGGGCGAGCAGGGCGTGTTGCTGGTGGAGCCCTACAAGTCGGAGATTCTGCCGCACTGGCGCTTCAAAAGTCCCGAGGTAGCCTGGGAGTCATCGGAGCAGATTTACCAGTTGTTTCTGGACTACCTGAAAGCCGACGACTTCGTGGGAGCCGACATGGCCCGCAAGTTTATTCAGATGGGCTTTACCCGGGCCCGGCGCTACGCCAACCACCGCGGCGGCAAGAAGTACGACGGGCCCGTGCCGGCCGACAAGAAGGGGCAGAGTGGCGCCCACGGCCGGGCCGAATTGCCCCGCAGCCCCGAGGACCCCGAAAAGGCCGCCGCTGCCGCCATCTTCAAGGCCAAGTGGGACGAGGCCAAGCTTCACCCCGACTACGTGCGGCAGAAGGCCGCGTTTGAGGCTCGCTACGGCAAGTGA